From a single Solirubrobacterales bacterium genomic region:
- a CDS encoding S8 family serine peptidase — MTNVTPRKIIPALTLLLALACGSLAVVSGGAANAAVSPDDGTATGLTGTVTEATAPHGVGQTEGGAEYARGEVLVTLAGESEPKTLEIPPASDPERVADLLEEKSAVRDASPNFIARISGWRPDDPGVNPGRRGRAGGWMERQWNFLPCGNFCHPKTAATGPRSRGGMNVLRAWQHLRKAGRPGASGVRIAVLDTGIAYRNLKPGFRRDPDLSPNRFLPGYDFVRKNRLPLDRNGHGTHIASTIAQTTNNRMGMTGIAYRAKILPVRVMDSGGHGSTANIIAGIRWAADHGARVITMSLNFGCGARIPALESAIRYAYRKGAVLVGSSGNRSAQDCPSLPATSPRVISVGGTTEAGCVGTYSFRSSKVDLAAPGGGRGYSDCPYKARNRSIMQVGMIAGIPDWFGIESGWVGTSMAAAHVAGAAAAVIASRSLTGKRGPAQVIRRLTGTARLPAWARGDRASGYGAGIVDLGRAVNPAVKAG; from the coding sequence TTGACCAACGTCACCCCCCGCAAGATCATTCCTGCCCTCACCCTGCTTCTGGCACTGGCCTGCGGCAGCCTCGCAGTTGTCTCCGGCGGCGCGGCAAATGCCGCGGTCTCGCCCGACGATGGCACCGCGACAGGGCTCACCGGGACGGTGACCGAAGCGACCGCGCCCCACGGGGTCGGTCAGACCGAGGGTGGCGCCGAGTACGCCCGGGGCGAGGTTCTGGTCACCCTCGCCGGGGAGAGCGAGCCGAAAACCCTGGAAATCCCGCCGGCCAGCGATCCGGAACGGGTGGCCGACCTGCTCGAGGAGAAGTCGGCGGTGCGGGATGCATCCCCGAACTTCATCGCCCGGATTTCCGGCTGGAGGCCCGACGATCCCGGCGTGAACCCGGGACGACGCGGACGGGCCGGGGGCTGGATGGAACGACAGTGGAACTTCCTGCCGTGCGGCAACTTCTGCCATCCGAAAACCGCCGCCACCGGCCCACGGTCGCGTGGTGGCATGAACGTACTCAGAGCGTGGCAGCACCTGCGAAAGGCCGGTCGTCCAGGGGCATCCGGAGTCAGGATCGCGGTGCTGGATACCGGGATCGCCTACCGCAACCTGAAACCGGGGTTCCGCCGGGATCCGGACCTTTCACCGAACCGCTTCCTGCCCGGCTACGACTTTGTGCGGAAGAACCGGCTGCCGCTGGACCGCAACGGCCACGGCACCCACATCGCCTCGACCATCGCCCAGACAACGAACAACCGCATGGGCATGACCGGGATCGCCTACCGGGCGAAGATCCTCCCGGTTCGGGTGATGGACTCTGGCGGTCATGGCAGCACCGCGAACATCATCGCCGGGATCCGCTGGGCGGCAGACCACGGTGCCAGGGTGATCACGATGTCACTCAACTTCGGCTGCGGAGCCAGAATTCCGGCGCTCGAAAGCGCCATCCGATACGCCTACCGGAAGGGCGCGGTGCTGGTGGGCTCGTCCGGCAACCGGAGCGCCCAGGACTGCCCCTCACTGCCGGCGACCTCCCCCCGGGTGATCTCGGTCGGCGGCACGACCGAGGCCGGATGCGTCGGCACCTACTCGTTTCGCAGCAGCAAGGTGGACCTCGCTGCTCCCGGTGGCGGGCGTGGCTACTCCGACTGCCCGTACAAGGCCCGCAACCGGTCGATCATGCAGGTGGGAATGATCGCCGGAATCCCCGACTGGTTCGGCATCGAGTCGGGCTGGGTCGGCACCTCGATGGCCGCTGCCCACGTCGCCGGTGCAGCGGCCGCGGTCATCGCATCAAGGTCATTGACCGGGAAGCGTGGTCCGGCCCAGGTGATCCGAAGGCTGACCGGGACCGCGCGGCTGCCGGCCTGGGCCAGGGGTGACCGGGCATCCGGCTACGGAGCCGGGATCGTCGACCTCGGGCGGGCGGTCAATCCCGCGGTGAAGGCCGGCTGA
- the pgl gene encoding 6-phosphogluconolactonase → MNVVSVSDPDTAASEAAALITAAGRKAIAARGEFSLAMSGGATPWRMLELLAGSELDWSRTLLFQADERIAPSGSPERNLTHMVLALPFALQASIRPMPVGTDDPERAMRQYGESLPDRLDLIHLGLGADGHTASLIPGDPVLEIRDRPVAATATVYDGTRRMTLTYPAINNAREILFLVTGDAKRTALRRLLDGDRGIPAARVKNERISVVADHAAAGDGGSR, encoded by the coding sequence GTGAACGTGGTCTCCGTTTCCGACCCCGATACGGCTGCATCGGAAGCGGCCGCCCTGATCACGGCTGCCGGCCGAAAGGCGATCGCCGCGCGGGGGGAGTTCAGCCTGGCGATGAGTGGCGGCGCCACACCCTGGCGGATGCTGGAACTGCTTGCCGGAAGCGAGCTCGACTGGTCCCGAACGCTGCTTTTCCAGGCGGACGAGCGGATCGCCCCGTCGGGCAGCCCGGAGCGCAACCTGACTCACATGGTGCTCGCTCTCCCGTTTGCCCTCCAGGCGTCGATCCGCCCGATGCCGGTCGGGACCGACGATCCGGAGCGGGCGATGCGTCAGTACGGAGAGTCGCTGCCGGACCGGCTCGATCTGATTCACCTCGGGCTGGGGGCGGACGGCCACACCGCCTCCCTGATTCCGGGGGACCCGGTGCTCGAGATCCGGGACCGTCCGGTCGCGGCAACTGCAACGGTCTACGACGGTACCCGCCGGATGACCCTGACCTACCCGGCGATCAACAACGCCCGCGAGATTCTCTTCCTGGTCACCGGCGATGCCAAGCGGACCGCGCTTCGACGCCTGCTGGATGGTGACCGCGGGATCCCCGCGGCCCGGGTGAAGAACGAGCGGATCAGCGTGGTCGCCGATCATGCGGCAGCCGGAGATGGAGGATCGCGGTGA
- the gnd gene encoding decarboxylating 6-phosphogluconate dehydrogenase — MEIGIVGLGRMGANIARRLMRDGHRCVVYDVNPEAASDLAGEGAVPATDLTALAAELTPPRAVWVMVPAGEITAGTVRAVGAELESGDVVIDGGNTYYRDNIRFAEELGERGIDHLDCGTSGGVFGLDRGYCLMIGGPTAAYERLEPIFASLAPGVGAAERTPGRDGDPAPAEQGYLHCGEVGSGHFVKMVHNGIEYGMMASLAEGLNVLKGADAGLVEREGDAETAPLSDPRFYRYELDIDQIAEVWRRGSVIGSWLLDLTAAALTESPRLEEFSGRVSDSGEGRWTSIAAIEEGVPAPVLTAALYERFSSRELGDFGDRVLSAMRKQFGGHDEKPAAGGDGPA, encoded by the coding sequence ATGGAGATCGGGATTGTCGGACTTGGTCGGATGGGCGCCAACATCGCGCGACGGCTGATGCGGGACGGCCACCGCTGCGTCGTTTACGACGTGAACCCGGAGGCCGCCTCGGATCTGGCCGGCGAGGGGGCGGTGCCGGCCACGGATCTCACTGCCCTCGCGGCGGAGCTGACCCCGCCGCGGGCGGTCTGGGTGATGGTCCCGGCCGGCGAGATCACCGCCGGGACAGTCAGGGCCGTGGGGGCCGAGCTTGAGTCCGGCGACGTGGTGATCGACGGTGGCAACACCTACTACCGCGACAACATCCGTTTCGCCGAGGAGCTGGGCGAGCGCGGGATCGACCACCTCGACTGCGGCACCTCCGGCGGGGTTTTCGGGCTCGACCGCGGCTACTGTCTGATGATCGGCGGTCCGACCGCAGCCTACGAACGGCTTGAGCCGATCTTCGCCAGCCTGGCCCCCGGGGTCGGGGCGGCGGAACGCACCCCCGGCCGTGATGGTGATCCCGCTCCCGCCGAACAGGGCTATCTCCACTGTGGCGAGGTCGGCTCCGGGCATTTCGTGAAGATGGTCCACAACGGGATCGAGTACGGAATGATGGCGTCGCTGGCCGAGGGGCTGAACGTGCTGAAAGGCGCCGACGCCGGACTGGTCGAGCGGGAGGGTGACGCCGAGACCGCCCCGCTTTCCGACCCCCGCTTTTACCGCTACGAGCTCGATATCGACCAGATCGCCGAGGTCTGGCGTCGGGGCAGTGTGATCGGCTCCTGGCTGCTCGATCTGACCGCGGCCGCCCTGACCGAATCGCCCCGGCTCGAGGAGTTCTCCGGTCGGGTCTCCGATTCGGGAGAGGGTCGCTGGACCTCGATCGCCGCGATCGAGGAGGGGGTGCCGGCCCCGGTTCTCACCGCCGCTCTTTACGAACGATTCTCCTCACGGGAACTCGGCGATTTTGGCGACCGGGTGCTCTCGGCGATGCGCAAACAGTTCGGCGGACACGACGAGAAGCCGGCGGCCGGAGGCGACGGCCCGGCGTGA
- a CDS encoding potassium channel family protein, with product MKLPFVSREFGAERYGMPMILLLLSMVVIMATRSGGTAAAVALTLQGLALLATFRAAEVWSLARLFVSILIVIAIVLGWTRAFFDERIDPAVVPVATVILVLVATPVIVFGIVRQARRDGSITVHTLFGTVCIYLLVSLGFASAFAVIGLKSGTHFFAQGPEWDSLRDCLYFSLTTITTAGLGDLSPATNLGRALTASEALFGQIYIVTVVALVVGRVGRRPVRDDPDE from the coding sequence GTGAAGCTGCCCTTTGTTTCACGGGAGTTCGGGGCGGAGCGGTACGGGATGCCGATGATCCTGCTGCTGCTGTCGATGGTGGTGATCATGGCGACCCGGTCCGGCGGGACCGCCGCGGCGGTTGCGCTCACCCTGCAGGGTCTCGCCCTGCTCGCCACCTTCCGGGCGGCCGAGGTCTGGTCGCTGGCCCGCCTCTTCGTCTCGATCCTGATTGTGATTGCGATCGTGCTCGGCTGGACCCGGGCCTTCTTCGACGAAAGGATCGATCCGGCCGTGGTCCCGGTCGCAACGGTGATCCTGGTCCTGGTGGCGACCCCGGTGATCGTCTTCGGCATTGTCCGGCAGGCCCGGCGGGACGGCTCAATCACGGTTCACACCCTGTTCGGAACGGTCTGCATCTACCTGCTCGTCAGTCTCGGTTTCGCTTCCGCTTTCGCGGTGATCGGGCTCAAGTCCGGCACGCACTTCTTTGCCCAGGGCCCCGAGTGGGACTCGCTCCGGGACTGCCTCTACTTCAGCCTGACCACGATCACCACGGCCGGTCTCGGGGATCTCTCCCCGGCCACCAACCTCGGCCGCGCCCTGACCGCCAGCGAAGCCCTGTTCGGGCAGATCTACATCGTGACCGTGGTCGCCCTGGTGGTCGGCCGGGTTGGCCGGCGGCCGGTCAGGGACGATCCGGACGAGTGA
- a CDS encoding MFS transporter, producing the protein MSDPSRRGNLVLASMIFAVAMVFIDQTIVSISIPRIQSDLHLSGTGVQWVINGYLLSLAALFAFGGKIVDVVGRRRMVIVGIVVFAGASALCGFTPAGSFAETWLILFRVIQGAGAAVMFPAALAIVISAFPIEKRGQAMAIFFGITGGLTSIGPIAGGYLSEWTWRAIFWINVPVAIISLVLIHFSRPEEVRTRQPIDYRGAILICAGMGLAVLGLQQSAVWGWSSPLTWACVAVGLLILVWFFRFESRHRNPLIQVRIFLDRAFRVDSIMLFLLSIAFVPLFFFASVYSQVSLGWSPSESGLYLLIFFGGFASASQIGGRILDRQGARPAMILGGLLAAVGFALWAYKLPDLDGGAGAQWPFIVLAGAGVGMILSPASTDAVNRAPNTSYGEATGITQTVRNFGASLGLAVLGSMMLTLNRARMEDSITALGVPKEVADRIAEQVSGGAGVSGGGGSGKEMFAQAGSRATELLNAVRLDFAYSMRTVFYVMAGVMAVSFLVALVRAPRGRMEEIIAADEYAGDDARHPEGQPEMAVRTTVEPEPGPPHQQSDRG; encoded by the coding sequence ATGAGCGACCCCTCAAGGCGCGGGAATCTCGTCCTCGCCTCGATGATCTTCGCGGTGGCGATGGTCTTCATCGACCAGACCATCGTTTCGATCTCGATTCCACGGATCCAGAGCGATCTTCACCTCAGCGGCACCGGGGTGCAGTGGGTGATCAACGGCTACCTGCTCAGCCTGGCGGCACTCTTCGCCTTCGGGGGCAAGATCGTGGACGTGGTCGGGCGCCGCCGGATGGTGATCGTCGGCATCGTCGTGTTCGCCGGTGCCTCGGCCCTCTGCGGATTCACGCCGGCCGGCTCCTTCGCCGAAACCTGGCTGATCCTGTTCCGGGTGATTCAGGGGGCGGGGGCGGCGGTGATGTTCCCGGCGGCGCTGGCGATCGTGATCTCGGCCTTCCCGATCGAGAAGCGCGGCCAGGCGATGGCGATCTTCTTCGGGATCACCGGAGGGCTCACCTCGATCGGCCCGATCGCGGGCGGCTACCTGAGCGAATGGACCTGGCGGGCGATCTTCTGGATCAACGTGCCGGTCGCGATCATTTCACTGGTCCTGATCCACTTTTCCCGGCCGGAAGAGGTCCGGACCCGCCAGCCGATCGACTACCGCGGTGCGATCCTGATCTGTGCCGGGATGGGGCTGGCGGTGCTCGGCCTGCAGCAGTCGGCGGTCTGGGGCTGGTCGAGTCCCCTCACCTGGGCCTGCGTCGCCGTCGGCCTGCTGATCCTGGTCTGGTTCTTCCGGTTCGAGTCCCGCCACCGGAACCCGTTGATCCAGGTCCGGATCTTCCTCGACCGGGCCTTCCGGGTCGACTCGATCATGCTCTTCCTGCTCTCGATCGCCTTCGTCCCCCTCTTCTTCTTCGCCAGCGTCTACAGCCAGGTTTCACTCGGATGGAGTCCATCCGAGTCGGGGCTCTACCTGCTGATCTTCTTCGGCGGGTTCGCGTCCGCATCCCAGATCGGCGGGCGGATCCTGGACCGGCAGGGAGCCCGTCCGGCGATGATCCTCGGAGGTCTGCTCGCGGCGGTCGGGTTTGCCCTCTGGGCCTACAAGCTGCCCGACCTTGATGGCGGGGCCGGCGCCCAGTGGCCGTTCATCGTCCTGGCCGGGGCCGGGGTCGGCATGATTCTCAGCCCGGCCAGCACCGACGCCGTCAACCGGGCCCCGAACACCAGCTACGGGGAGGCGACCGGGATCACCCAGACGGTGCGGAACTTCGGGGCCAGCCTCGGCCTGGCAGTGCTCGGTTCGATGATGCTCACCCTGAACCGGGCCCGGATGGAAGACTCGATCACCGCGCTCGGGGTGCCGAAAGAGGTGGCCGACCGGATTGCCGAACAGGTGTCCGGAGGCGCCGGGGTGAGCGGCGGGGGTGGTTCCGGAAAGGAGATGTTCGCCCAGGCGGGGAGCCGGGCGACCGAGCTGCTGAACGCCGTGAGGCTGGATTTCGCGTACTCGATGCGAACCGTGTTCTACGTGATGGCCGGAGTGATGGCGGTCAGCTTCCTGGTTGCCCTGGTCCGTGCCCCCCGGGGACGGATGGAGGAGATCATCGCGGCCGACGAGTACGCGGGAGATGACGCCCGACACCCGGAAGGGCAACCGGAAATGGCGGTCAGGACGACGGTGGAGCCGGAGCCTGGTCCGCCGCATCAGCAATCCGACCGGGGTTGA
- a CDS encoding universal stress protein has translation MPLFKRIVVGTDGSDSAREAVRQAAELARLSSAELIVVSAYEPVPPRRSELESRGAPDDVSHEFGPREEVNFILEAASSIAAESGVEATLRPRDGDPADAILTVADEVDADLIVVGNRGMTGARRFLLGSVPNKVSHHAPCSVQIARTT, from the coding sequence ATGCCCCTGTTCAAGCGCATAGTCGTAGGTACCGACGGGTCGGATTCGGCCCGGGAGGCAGTTCGCCAGGCGGCGGAACTGGCTCGGCTTTCGAGTGCCGAGCTGATCGTCGTCAGTGCGTACGAGCCGGTGCCCCCGCGGCGGTCCGAGCTGGAGAGCCGGGGTGCCCCGGATGACGTTTCGCATGAGTTCGGCCCGCGTGAGGAGGTCAACTTCATCCTTGAGGCCGCATCCTCGATCGCTGCCGAATCCGGAGTCGAAGCGACCCTGCGTCCCCGGGACGGAGATCCGGCCGACGCGATCCTGACCGTTGCCGACGAGGTGGATGCCGATCTGATCGTGGTCGGAAACAGGGGCATGACCGGGGCCCGGCGCTTCCTGCTCGGTTCGGTGCCGAACAAGGTTTCGCATCACGCGCCCTGCTCGGTCCAGATCGCCCGGACTACCTGA
- a CDS encoding glutathione S-transferase family protein encodes MNDAPFPKESDERGAFVRQQSAFRDRVTADGSSGFPAESGRYHLYVCYACPWASRAIIWRSLKGLEDVIPMTPVDPVRDEQGWKFFADEPDPVNGFTYLAEAYEKCSPGFDDRVTVPVLWDRQEDRIVNNESSEIIRMLNSEFNRFAKHPEVDLYPEELRGEIDRLNDRIYGAVNNGVYRCGFATTQEAYEEGFVNLFEALDELDDLLGERRFLTGPDPTEADWRLFVTLIRFDPVYVGHFKCNQRRIADYANLGPYLRDLYQQPGIAATVNMDHIKRHYYMTHPTINPTRIVPMGPELDLESPPDRDHL; translated from the coding sequence ATGAACGACGCACCATTCCCCAAGGAAAGCGACGAGAGGGGCGCATTTGTCCGTCAGCAGAGCGCCTTCCGCGACCGGGTCACCGCCGACGGCTCATCCGGCTTTCCGGCCGAGTCCGGCCGCTACCACCTGTACGTCTGCTACGCCTGCCCCTGGGCTTCGAGGGCGATCATCTGGCGGTCACTCAAGGGGCTGGAGGATGTGATCCCGATGACCCCCGTCGATCCGGTCCGGGATGAGCAGGGCTGGAAGTTCTTCGCCGACGAGCCGGATCCGGTCAACGGTTTCACCTACCTCGCCGAGGCCTACGAAAAGTGTTCGCCGGGGTTCGACGACCGGGTGACGGTGCCGGTGCTCTGGGATCGGCAGGAGGACCGGATCGTCAACAACGAGAGCTCCGAGATCATCCGCATGCTGAACTCGGAGTTCAACCGGTTTGCGAAGCATCCCGAGGTGGATCTCTATCCCGAGGAGCTCCGCGGCGAGATCGACCGCCTCAACGACCGGATCTACGGCGCGGTCAACAACGGGGTCTACCGCTGCGGTTTTGCCACGACCCAGGAGGCCTACGAGGAGGGGTTCGTCAACCTGTTCGAGGCCCTGGACGAGCTCGACGACCTGCTCGGGGAGCGCCGCTTCCTGACCGGCCCCGACCCGACCGAGGCCGACTGGCGTCTGTTCGTCACCCTGATTCGCTTCGACCCGGTCTACGTCGGCCACTTCAAGTGCAACCAGCGCCGGATCGCCGACTACGCGAATCTCGGTCCGTACCTGCGGGATCTCTACCAGCAGCCGGGAATCGCCGCCACGGTGAACATGGATCACATCAAGCGGCACTACTACATGACCCATCCCACGATCAATCCCACCCGGATCGTGCCGATGGGCCCGGAACTCGACCTCGAGTCACCTCCGGACCGCGATCACCTGTAA
- a CDS encoding MBL fold metallo-hydrolase, producing MSVKNPPAGLEEVADGVWLMRGDLKRAMNIYFLRGPDGEIVQFDAGTKSMARANRRVAAEFGGIERLVLGHAHADHRGTASRAGIPVYCHPDEVDDLRSPAHRSPYAHLSKLEVAPIRWLYPLLLTWWDGGPVEPAGTVSEGDRVAGFEVIHFPGHAPGLIGLWRESDRVALVSDTIYLVDSARMKPLPEGVAEVPHPAWAWDHAKAKESVLKLAALKPQTVLAGHGDPLRGEDLTPVLERAAEAH from the coding sequence GTGAGCGTGAAGAACCCGCCTGCCGGCCTGGAAGAGGTGGCCGATGGCGTCTGGCTGATGCGGGGTGACCTCAAGCGGGCGATGAACATCTACTTCCTGCGGGGACCGGACGGGGAGATCGTCCAGTTCGACGCCGGAACCAAATCGATGGCCCGGGCCAACCGACGGGTCGCGGCGGAGTTCGGCGGGATCGAACGGCTGGTCCTGGGTCACGCCCATGCCGATCACCGGGGCACCGCCTCCCGCGCCGGGATCCCGGTTTACTGCCATCCCGACGAGGTGGACGATCTCCGCTCACCGGCACACCGCAGCCCGTACGCCCACCTCTCGAAGCTCGAGGTTGCCCCGATCCGGTGGCTCTATCCGCTGCTGCTCACCTGGTGGGACGGTGGCCCGGTCGAGCCGGCCGGCACGGTCAGCGAAGGTGACCGGGTCGCCGGCTTCGAGGTGATCCATTTCCCCGGGCACGCCCCGGGTCTGATCGGGCTGTGGCGTGAATCCGACCGGGTCGCCCTGGTCAGCGACACGATCTACCTGGTCGACTCGGCCCGGATGAAACCGCTGCCCGAAGGCGTGGCCGAGGTTCCCCACCCCGCCTGGGCCTGGGATCATGCCAAGGCCAAGGAGTCCGTCCTGAAACTGGCTGCCCTGAAACCGCAGACGGTGCTGGCCGGGCACGGCGACCCGCTGCGCGGCGAGGACCTGACCCCGGTGCTGGAACGCGCCGCCGAGGCCCACTGA
- the rlmN gene encoding 23S rRNA (adenine(2503)-C(2))-methyltransferase RlmN — protein MDLQQLEAVMADLGQPTYRTGQVWEWLARGAGTWAEMTNLPAGLREKLEAQLPISTLNVDASARSVDGTEKALFLTHDQRPVEAVLMRYRDGRRSLCLSSQSGCPLTCTFCATGKMKFGRNLTESEILDQALHFRRIEPVNHAVFMGMGEPMMNLDNVLAVCERLPEVGIANSHTTISTVGWLPGIQRVTREGPAVRLALSLHAPNEELRSEIMPVNDRHSMTDVVAACREWRHVRKRKVFIEYLMLDRVNDTVELAHELADLLLPRNDFKVNLIPYNPSDTGYTGSPRAAISRFRETLVSRGIPATVRLTRGRDIDAACGQLAAKATSPTLAASTD, from the coding sequence GTGGACCTGCAGCAACTTGAAGCGGTGATGGCCGATCTCGGCCAGCCCACCTACCGGACCGGACAGGTGTGGGAGTGGCTGGCCCGTGGGGCCGGGACCTGGGCCGAGATGACCAATCTGCCGGCCGGGCTGCGCGAAAAGCTGGAGGCACAACTGCCGATCTCCACCCTGAACGTGGACGCTTCGGCCCGGTCGGTCGACGGCACCGAGAAGGCACTCTTTCTGACCCACGATCAGCGTCCGGTCGAGGCGGTTCTGATGCGGTACCGGGACGGACGCCGTTCACTCTGCCTCTCCAGCCAGTCGGGCTGCCCGCTCACCTGCACCTTCTGCGCCACCGGCAAGATGAAGTTCGGCCGTAACCTGACCGAGTCCGAGATCCTCGACCAGGCACTCCACTTCCGCCGGATCGAACCGGTCAACCATGCCGTCTTCATGGGTATGGGTGAACCGATGATGAATCTCGACAACGTGCTTGCGGTCTGCGAGAGGCTGCCCGAGGTCGGGATCGCCAACTCGCACACCACGATCTCCACGGTCGGCTGGCTACCCGGAATCCAGCGAGTGACCCGGGAGGGCCCGGCGGTACGACTCGCGCTCTCGCTCCACGCCCCCAACGAGGAGCTCCGCTCCGAGATCATGCCGGTCAACGACCGTCACTCGATGACCGACGTGGTCGCCGCCTGCCGCGAGTGGCGCCACGTCCGCAAACGCAAGGTCTTCATCGAGTACCTGATGCTCGACCGTGTGAACGACACCGTCGAGCTCGCCCACGAACTCGCCGACCTGCTCCTGCCGAGAAACGATTTCAAGGTCAACCTGATCCCGTACAACCCGAGCGACACCGGCTACACCGGTTCACCCCGGGCAGCGATCAGCCGCTTTCGTGAAACCCTGGTCTCCCGCGGCATCCCGGCCACCGTGCGCCTCACAAGGGGGCGCGATATCGATGCGGCCTGTGGCCAACTCGCCGCCAAAGCCACCAGCCCCACGCTGGCGGCGTCAACGGACTGA
- a CDS encoding inorganic diphosphatase, which produces MSESDILNVMIEVPKGSRNKYEYDDELGAIKLDRFLFSSMVYPVDYGMVPQTLGEDGDPLDAMVCVSEPTFPGCIIPSYPIGLFRMVDDGELDDKILCVPSSDPNWNYIRSMDDLATQLQQEISHFFSVYKQPEGKIVDVDGWYPLDAAMEVLDNARKRYEDKQAAPA; this is translated from the coding sequence ATGAGCGAATCCGACATCCTGAACGTCATGATCGAGGTTCCCAAGGGGAGCCGCAACAAGTACGAGTACGACGACGAACTCGGCGCGATCAAGCTCGACCGCTTTCTCTTCTCCTCGATGGTCTACCCGGTCGACTACGGCATGGTTCCACAGACCCTGGGCGAGGACGGCGACCCGCTTGACGCAATGGTCTGTGTCTCCGAGCCCACCTTCCCCGGCTGCATCATCCCGTCCTACCCGATCGGCCTGTTCCGAATGGTCGACGACGGCGAGCTCGACGACAAGATCCTCTGTGTCCCTTCGTCCGATCCGAACTGGAACTACATCCGGTCGATGGATGACCTCGCCACTCAGCTCCAGCAGGAGATCTCCCACTTCTTCTCGGTCTACAAGCAGCCGGAGGGCAAGATCGTGGACGTCGACGGCTGGTACCCGCTGGACGCGGCGATGGAGGTCCTCGACAACGCCCGCAAGCGTTACGAGGACAAGCAGGCCGCCCCGGCCTGA
- the zwf gene encoding glucose-6-phosphate dehydrogenase, which yields MSASKIDTMVIFGITGDLARKMTFPALYRLERRGRLDCRIVGVGRNQDWGHETMRQRARESIEADTGPVEGDVFDRLAGRMRFVSGDFDDPATYESLRTEIGDGSPLFYLEIPPSLFSGVIRRLDQAGLVNDAPVVIEKPFGHDLASARKLQNELTQVLDESQILRIDHFLGKEPVMDIIYLRFANTLLEPVWNRDHVAYVQMTMAENFGVEDRGSFYDGVGTVRDVIQNHLLQVLALIAMEPPSPNQPDSIRARKLALFESIRPVDPTRCVFGQYDGYLDVAGVEPDSRTETYAALELAIDNWRWSGVPFFIRSGKNLPIKHTEIRVVFRKPPLTGVGPNHGPPDHNAMVIRISPQPGALMRFFAKTPGREEFEPADLEVLFEKKPGEDPEPYERLLDDALNRRVDLFTEFESIKATWRIVEPLLKNPPVPTVYEPGSWGPEEAGRLVEGVCRWDQPWRPVEPASKRSVLGG from the coding sequence ATGAGCGCTTCGAAGATCGACACGATGGTGATTTTCGGGATCACCGGCGACCTTGCCCGCAAGATGACCTTCCCGGCGCTCTACCGGCTGGAACGACGGGGGCGGCTCGACTGCCGGATCGTCGGGGTCGGACGCAACCAGGACTGGGGCCACGAGACGATGCGGCAGCGGGCCCGGGAGTCGATCGAGGCCGATACCGGTCCGGTCGAAGGCGATGTGTTCGACCGGCTTGCCGGCCGGATGCGTTTCGTTTCCGGTGACTTTGACGATCCCGCCACCTACGAGTCACTTCGGACCGAGATCGGGGATGGCAGCCCGCTCTTTTACCTGGAAATCCCGCCATCGCTCTTTTCCGGGGTGATCCGCCGTCTCGATCAAGCCGGGCTGGTCAACGACGCGCCGGTCGTGATCGAGAAGCCGTTCGGCCACGACCTCGCCTCGGCCCGCAAACTCCAGAACGAACTCACCCAGGTGCTGGATGAGTCCCAGATCCTGAGGATCGATCACTTTCTGGGCAAGGAACCGGTGATGGACATCATCTACCTGCGCTTCGCCAACACCCTGCTCGAACCGGTCTGGAACCGGGATCACGTCGCCTACGTGCAGATGACCATGGCCGAGAACTTCGGGGTCGAGGACCGGGGATCGTTCTATGACGGGGTCGGCACGGTACGGGACGTGATCCAGAACCATCTGCTCCAGGTGTTGGCGCTGATCGCGATGGAGCCTCCCAGCCCGAACCAGCCGGACTCGATCCGGGCCCGGAAACTGGCACTGTTCGAATCGATCCGGCCGGTTGACCCGACCCGCTGCGTCTTCGGTCAGTACGACGGCTACCTCGATGTGGCAGGGGTCGAACCGGATTCGAGGACGGAGACCTACGCGGCACTCGAACTGGCGATCGACAACTGGCGCTGGTCCGGGGTGCCGTTCTTCATCCGCAGCGGCAAGAACCTGCCGATCAAGCACACCGAGATCCGGGTCGTGTTCCGCAAGCCCCCGCTGACCGGGGTCGGCCCGAACCACGGACCGCCGGACCACAATGCGATGGTCATCCGGATCAGCCCCCAGCCCGGGGCCCTGATGCGGTTCTTCGCCAAGACACCCGGACGGGAAGAGTTCGAGCCGGCCGATCTCGAGGTGCTTTTCGAGAAGAAGCCGGGTGAGGACCCGGAACCGTACGAGCGCCTGCTGGACGACGCCCTCAATCGGCGGGTGGATCTGTTCACCGAGTTCGAGTCGATCAAGGCCACCTGGCGAATCGTGGAGCCGTTGCTGAAAAACCCCCCTGTTCCGACCGTCTACGAACCGGGAAGCTGGGGTCCGGAGGAGGCCGGACGTCTGGTCGAGGGCGTCTGCCGCTGGGATCAGCCCTGGCGGCCGGTCGAGCCCGCAAGCAAACGATCAGTCCTGGGCGGGTAG